One genomic region from Bacteroidales bacterium encodes:
- a CDS encoding DUF368 domain-containing protein, with protein MMKYLTLVLKGMAMGAADVVPGVSGGTIAFITGIYEELIFSIKSINYPNLKLLFRGKVAAFWKAINGTFLLSIVVGIGISVLSLARLLTFILENYPELIWSFFFGLIVASAIYVAKQIKVWNLSTWLSLLAGIVVAYVITEITPAETTDAWWFIFLSGAIAICAMILPGISGSFILLLLGKYTYIMGAVSELKIGILAIFLAGAVVGIVSFSNVLAFLLKKYHHQTIALLAGFMAGSLNKVWPWKNDIEMFGVLKPLLQENVLPHNYTGDPHLYGAILLAIVGFVLIFAIEWLATRKQTSTPEL; from the coding sequence ATGATGAAATACCTCACCCTGGTGCTCAAGGGCATGGCCATGGGCGCTGCCGACGTGGTGCCAGGGGTTAGCGGCGGAACTATTGCTTTTATCACAGGCATCTACGAAGAACTGATCTTTTCGATCAAAAGCATCAATTATCCAAATCTGAAACTTCTTTTCCGGGGCAAAGTAGCTGCTTTCTGGAAAGCCATCAATGGTACATTTCTGCTGAGCATCGTTGTGGGCATCGGCATCAGCGTACTTTCGCTGGCACGGCTGCTCACCTTTATCCTCGAAAACTACCCGGAGCTTATCTGGTCGTTTTTCTTCGGGCTTATCGTGGCTTCGGCCATTTATGTGGCCAAACAAATTAAAGTTTGGAATCTCTCCACCTGGCTTTCGCTCCTGGCGGGCATTGTGGTTGCTTACGTCATCACCGAAATCACACCCGCCGAAACCACCGACGCCTGGTGGTTTATCTTTCTCTCGGGAGCCATCGCCATCTGCGCCATGATTTTGCCCGGAATCTCCGGCAGTTTTATTCTTTTGTTGCTGGGCAAATACACCTACATCATGGGCGCTGTGAGCGAATTAAAAATCGGCATCCTGGCTATTTTTCTCGCCGGAGCCGTAGTGGGAATTGTTTCGTTTTCTAATGTGCTTGCTTTTTTATTAAAAAAATATCATCACCAGACCATCGCACTCCTGGCGGGTTTTATGGCCGGCTCACTCAACAAAGTGTGGCCCTGGAAAAACGATATTGAGATGTTCGGCGTGCTCAAGCCGCTGTTGCAGGAAAACGTACTGCCACACAACTATACCGGCGATCCGCATCTTTACGGCGCCATCTTGCTGGCCATAGTGGGCTTTGTGTTGATCTTTGCCATCGAATGGCTTGCTACACGCAAACAAACTTCGACGCCGGAATTATAA
- a CDS encoding tetratricopeptide repeat protein, with product MTEDFDPFSHDVNDLVGKFDEMIRQDKMYFFDVEEFEEIIDFYLDQNITKKARKAIDYAMRQHPSSTVFMLRKAQYYADVNNTTKALDILHKIEVLEPQNPEILATKGAVYSQLKQYKEAISEYEKAIIYSDEKDDLYTRIAFEYEEIKEYDQAIEYLVKALKFNPENQGVIYELAFCYELAGREAEGIAFFGDFLDKNPYSDIAWFNLGIAYSNQQLYEKAIDAYEFVIAITPDFSSAYFNKANALANLEQYQEAIKYYQETLEMEVADGMTHYYIGECYEKLDDLENAYTNYRTAARLEPEVSDIWAGLAIVSDRTGNGKAAIKYIRKALSIEESNMDFTLILADMCARYGKLDEAITHYQDAVKREAEHPDVWLEYSGMWYDLQDLKQAIEVIMRGIEAQPSNADQYYRLAGYLAKKGRTKEAYQNFEIALHMDATAYEQFFEYFPELKRDLQFHNLIDQYKKNTDA from the coding sequence ATGACAGAAGATTTTGATCCTTTCAGCCACGATGTAAACGACCTGGTCGGCAAGTTTGATGAAATGATCAGACAGGATAAGATGTATTTTTTTGACGTTGAGGAATTTGAAGAGATCATCGACTTTTATCTCGACCAAAATATTACCAAAAAAGCACGCAAGGCCATCGACTATGCCATGCGGCAGCATCCATCGTCGACGGTTTTTATGTTGCGCAAAGCCCAATATTATGCTGATGTAAACAATACCACCAAAGCTTTGGACATTCTGCACAAGATAGAGGTGCTTGAGCCACAAAATCCGGAGATATTGGCTACCAAAGGCGCTGTTTACAGCCAGTTGAAGCAATACAAAGAAGCCATCAGCGAGTATGAAAAAGCCATTATCTACTCCGATGAAAAAGATGATTTGTACACCCGCATAGCTTTCGAGTATGAAGAAATAAAAGAATACGATCAGGCCATCGAATACCTGGTAAAAGCACTCAAGTTCAATCCCGAAAACCAGGGAGTGATTTATGAACTGGCGTTTTGCTATGAGTTGGCTGGGCGCGAGGCTGAAGGCATTGCGTTTTTTGGAGATTTTCTCGACAAGAATCCTTATTCTGATATTGCCTGGTTTAATCTGGGGATCGCCTACTCTAACCAACAGCTTTACGAAAAAGCCATCGATGCTTACGAGTTTGTCATCGCCATAACACCTGATTTTTCTTCCGCTTATTTCAACAAAGCCAATGCGCTGGCGAATTTGGAGCAATATCAGGAAGCTATCAAATACTACCAGGAAACTCTGGAGATGGAAGTTGCCGACGGGATGACACATTATTACATCGGCGAATGTTACGAAAAGCTGGATGATCTCGAAAATGCATACACCAACTACCGCACTGCCGCCAGACTCGAACCCGAGGTTTCTGATATCTGGGCCGGACTGGCTATTGTTTCCGATCGTACCGGCAACGGTAAGGCCGCTATAAAATATATCCGCAAAGCTTTATCAATAGAAGAATCCAACATGGATTTCACCCTAATACTTGCCGACATGTGCGCTCGTTATGGTAAACTTGACGAGGCTATCACCCATTATCAGGATGCCGTCAAGCGCGAGGCAGAACATCCGGATGTGTGGCTCGAATATTCGGGTATGTGGTACGATTTGCAAGATCTGAAGCAAGCCATCGAAGTGATCATGCGCGGCATCGAAGCACAGCCATCCAACGCAGATCAATATTATCGTCTGGCAGGGTATCTGGCTAAAAAAGGTCGTACCAAAGAAGCGTATCAGAATTTTGAAATCGCGCTGCACATGGACGCTACGGCTTATGAACAATTCTTCGAATACTTCCCGGAGCTCAAACGGGACCTTCAGTTTCACAATCTTATCGATCAATACAAGAAAAACACAGACGCATGA
- the glmM gene encoding phosphoglucosamine mutase, whose protein sequence is MALIKSISGIRGTIGGAPGTALTPLDIVRFTSAYARFIQHQSNTSRITVVVGRDARISGAMVNALVTGTLMAMGADVIDTGLSTTPTVEVAVTAEKADGGIILTASHNPAQWNALKLLNRHGEFLSAADGEEILRLADSDEIQFAEATELGILVMRTGTIDQHIRQVLDLDLVDAEAIRKADFKVVIDAVNSTGGIAIPALLESLGVKKIKKLYCDPNGNFPHNPEPLPENLTEIAKVMREGDYDVGFVVDPDVDRLAIICENGEMFGEEYTLVAVADYVLSHTPGNTVSNLSSSRALRDVTISAGGSYEASAVGEVNVVELMKKTNAVIGGEGNGGIIYPAAHYGRDSLVGVALFLTFMAKQKATPTEIRKRYPAYFMSKNKIELSPALDVDLILKKMAARYSQERVTTIDGVKVDFEKEWVHLRKSNTEPIIRIYAESTSPGQAKVLAEKIIDEIKSIAGI, encoded by the coding sequence ATGGCACTTATCAAAAGCATTTCAGGAATCCGCGGCACAATCGGTGGCGCTCCAGGCACAGCGCTCACTCCGTTGGACATTGTACGATTTACGTCGGCTTACGCGCGTTTCATTCAGCATCAAAGCAATACGTCACGCATCACCGTTGTAGTAGGGCGCGATGCCCGCATCTCCGGAGCCATGGTAAATGCGCTCGTAACAGGCACTTTGATGGCGATGGGCGCTGATGTGATCGATACCGGACTTTCTACCACGCCCACAGTAGAAGTTGCGGTGACAGCCGAGAAAGCCGATGGCGGGATAATCCTCACTGCTAGTCACAACCCGGCACAATGGAATGCGTTGAAGTTGCTCAATCGCCACGGTGAGTTTCTCTCAGCTGCTGATGGCGAAGAAATTCTGCGACTTGCCGATTCTGACGAAATCCAATTTGCGGAAGCAACCGAATTGGGAATACTTGTTATGCGCACCGGCACCATCGATCAGCATATTCGTCAGGTACTCGACCTCGACTTGGTGGATGCGGAAGCCATTCGCAAGGCGGATTTTAAAGTCGTTATCGATGCCGTCAATTCTACCGGAGGCATTGCCATTCCGGCGTTGCTGGAGTCACTTGGCGTAAAAAAGATCAAGAAACTCTATTGTGACCCAAACGGAAATTTTCCGCACAATCCCGAACCCCTTCCCGAAAATCTCACCGAAATAGCAAAAGTGATGCGCGAAGGCGATTATGATGTCGGTTTTGTGGTAGATCCCGACGTGGACCGGCTTGCTATTATTTGTGAAAATGGCGAAATGTTTGGCGAAGAATACACGCTGGTGGCTGTAGCCGATTATGTGCTCAGCCATACGCCTGGAAATACGGTGAGCAACCTTTCGTCGTCGCGGGCTTTGCGCGATGTCACCATTTCGGCGGGCGGGAGTTATGAGGCTTCGGCAGTGGGAGAGGTGAACGTGGTGGAGCTGATGAAGAAAACTAACGCTGTAATCGGCGGCGAAGGTAACGGCGGCATCATTTATCCTGCGGCGCATTATGGCCGCGACTCGCTGGTGGGTGTTGCGCTATTCCTTACTTTTATGGCAAAGCAAAAAGCAACGCCTACCGAAATTCGCAAGCGTTATCCTGCTTATTTTATGTCGAAAAATAAAATCGAATTATCGCCAGCGCTGGATGTGGATTTAATTTTAAAGAAAATGGCTGCCCGTTACAGCCAGGAGCGCGTTACTACCATCGACGGCGTAAAAGTGGATTTTGAAAAAGAATGGGTACACCTGCGCAAATCCAACACCGAGCCGATTATTCGCATCTATGCCGAAAGCACGTCACCCGGACAGGCAAAGGTATTGGCAGAAAAAATTATTGATGAAATAAAATCCATTGCAGGAATTTAA